From the Falco biarmicus isolate bFalBia1 chromosome 19, bFalBia1.pri, whole genome shotgun sequence genome, one window contains:
- the LOC130141383 gene encoding scale keratin-like isoform X1, translating to MSCYDLCPTAVGGIYRPQPLTDSGNEPCVRQCPDSTTLIQPPPVVVTFPGPILSSFPQDSVVGSSGAPVLGGYGGSLGYGGYGSLGYGGLYGHGGSSLGYGGLYGYRGYGSLGYGGLYGCGGSLGYRGLYGYGRSYGFGSCSPYSYRYNRYSRGSCGPC from the coding sequence ATGTCTTGCTACGACCTGTGCCCCACTGCCGTTGGTGGCATCTaccgcccccagcccctcactgACAGCGGGAATGAGCCATGCGTCCGTCAGTGCCCTGACTCCACCACCCTGATCCAGCCACCTCCAGTCGTTGTCACCTTCcccggccccatcctcagctccttcccgcagGATTCAGTTGTGGGATCCTCTGGAGCACCCGTCCTTGGGGGCTACGGGGGCTCCCTTGGCTATGGGGGCTACGGCTCCCTGGGCTATGGGGGTCTGTATGGCCATGGGGGCTCCTCGCTGGGCTACGGGGGTCTGTATGGCTACAGGGGCTATGGCTCCCTGGGCTATGGGGGTCTGTATGGCTGTGGGGGCTCCCTGGGTTACAGAGGTCTGTATGGCTATGGTAGATCGTATGGGTTTGGCTCTTGCAGCCCTTACTCCTACCGGTACAACAGGTACAGCCGTGGCAGCTGTGGGCCCTGCTAA
- the LOC130141383 gene encoding scale keratin-like isoform X2 produces MSCYDLCPTAVGGIYRPQPLTDSGNEPCVRQCPDSTTLIQPPPVVVTFPGPILSSFPQDSVVGSSGAPVLGGYGGSLGYGGYGSLGYGGLYGHGGSSLGYGGLYGYGRSYGFGSCSPYSYRYNRYSRGSCGPC; encoded by the exons ATGTCTTGCTACGACCTGTGCCCCACTGCCGTTGGTGGCATCTaccgcccccagcccctcactgACAGCGGGAATGAGCCATGCGTCCGTCAGTGCCCTGACTCCACCACCCTGATCCAGCCACCTCCAGTCGTTGTCACCTTCcccggccccatcctcagctccttcccgcagGATTCAGTTGTGGGATCCTCTGGAGCACCCGTCCTTGGGGGCTACGGGGGCTCCCTTGGCTATGGGGGCTACGGCTCCCTGGGCTATGGGGGTCTGTATGGCCATGGGGGCTCCTCGCTGGGCTACGGGG GTCTGTATGGCTATGGTAGATCGTATGGGTTTGGCTCTTGCAGCCCTTACTCCTACCGGTACAACAGGTACAGCCGTGGCAGCTGTGGGCCCTGCTAA